GGGCATAGATAAAATACATCTAATTTCAGATCTCAAAAGACCTGCATTCCTGACACTATATTTTCTACTTCACCCAGATATAATCTCCAAACACCATACAGCACATATTCATTTAGAGGGAGGAATAAAACCTAAAAGTAGCCTGACAAGGAAATAATAGAAGAAATTTGAATAACCCAacaaaaaatgagagaaaaatatTATGTGGAAAATCAAGAAATAACCCAATGAAATTGAACCACCTACAGAAAATTTACTTGCTCGAGAAATTCAAAAGATACATTCAGAACCAAAACAAATCAAAGCTATTCCAATTAGAACAAATCTACCAAAGAAATAGTGACCCCAATGAATAGGCCAGTACTTTCCCATAGTTCTAACATAGAATATTAATGGACCATACATTGCAGAGAAAGCTATGATACAATTAACTGCAAGATTGATGTTGTAGAATTTTGAATGTGGCAAAGCAGGTTGAAGATAAAAACCCAGGCAGTATCATGAAAGTGAAAGCATCTTAGAATTTGAAGTTTtaaccttaaaaaaaaataaaataaaaataaattctcaGACAATTCGCCCAGTGAACCAAACATGAAAATCAAGGCACATTTCCATGAGTATGAACGCATCCAAGAATTTGAAGttttaataaaaaatagaacATAAATATAATAGGCCAAGTGAACCAAACATGAAAATTCACACGCACTTCCATGAGACAAAATGCAGCATAGAACTTGAAATTGTAACTTAAAAAATTATGAGAAGGAGATAAAAGGAAAACAACTtctaaaaaatagaaaaggaaaaaaaaatcatgtggCTACCAagaaaattgaataaaataaaatcatggaCAATTCCACTGTTTCACAACTACTTCAACTCACCCAAAAAACCCTGTTTTCTTCTGTCCAAATATAAATGATGTTGATTATTGCAAATACAACAGCTGTCACAAAACAAGGAAACACCGAACACAAACAAGAATTCAGGGGAAGTCCATGGTATGAGTGATTAATTTAGAAGTCTATAATCCAAGTTATATTGCAACTACTTTTAAAATCATGTGTGCATATGATAGACATACTGCATGCAACTAAAAGATGAATGAAAATCTGGGACAATGAACCCCAGCTTCACAGAAAAACAAACTACGGAAATGCTGCTAATGGTCAAAAGAAGAATGAAAATCTGTGTAGCAATGAAATCACCATCTGCCTTGCAGAGGAACAAACTACGAAAAAGATCAACAAAAGCACACCACACAAACAGGTAATTGTGAACAAACAGACTTAAAGTAAAAGagcaaaaaattcataatttatgaGCAAAAGGTGTACATAGAGATGAGTGATACACGCACAAGtagtaaataaatttttttttttatttcagattttttcaaatatattttgttCTAAGATTCAGTGAGTATTCTGTCCATTCTCAACACCTAAACCGTACAAAACACCAGCATACTTCTCAAGTGAACCGCTAAAGAAACTCTCCTTCAACTTCCTGAATGTACAAGACGTGAGCAAACTATCCGAACCTGCCTGGTGACATATGCCAACTCTCTCCACTTCCAACAGCTCCGCCAGCTTGTTCAATCCCCCATGAAGACTATTGCAGAACCTCATTAAATGCTTGATGTCATAAAGAGTCGGGAAGTACATATTGATCAAACTGAAGAAACCGACTTGTGTATCAGGCAAATTATGGCATGTCAATAGCTTGAGCAAGTACCCAAAATCATACCCGCTATGGAAAGTAACCCAATGAACATTATCATTCAACACAATGCCAGAGGACATCAAGAGCTCACCGAAGCGGAGAGAATCAATACCCTTCTCATTATTCTTCTTAAAATCAATACCACTTTCGCGCAAAAGCTCGATTGAATCATTCGCAAAAACATCCTCATTCACATTGAACTCTCGAAAATTGAATTGCCAAATGCAATACTTGTCCGTCTCGCAAGTGGGAAGATTTCCTTGCTCGTCGGAAAATGTGAGGCCCAATTGAATTAATTTCAACATGTCGACATTGTCTTTCAATGTCTGGTAATGATACTCGTTACTGTTTTTGAAATTGCCAACAGGGCGGAGAACAATCCCCGGAAATTCCGTATCCATCGCGATGTAAGGGAACTCGTCAACAATGTTCCGGATCAACGCAAACTCTTCCTCAAGATTATCGTTCCAAACCTCCCGAATTTGAACCGAATCGCTTTTCGGTAACAGCGACATTGCAAGGGAGCAAATGTGTCAGAACAACAAATTATCTTCAGACCCGATGCCTGAATAAACCATAACTCAATCAAAGCCACAAAACCCTAACGGATCTATTGCGCACGAGTTCCCGTCCACCAGATCTGCACAAACTCAAACAAAAtaagctcaaaaaacataaaattttaatcCTAGTCAACAACACAAATATTCATCAAATCCCCCTAAAATTTAACAAATCAAaccccaaaataaaatatatataaaaaaaaaaaaaaaaagcaattcgTATCCGCATGAGTACATGCCTGTTATTATGAATCAAAGATCCCACCTCAGATGCGTTGAATTGAGGTATTGAAACACCGATTCTGCGAGGGCTGCAAACACTCGTGAAAATAAATACAGAGAGGAAGAGAAACGGGCAAGCATGAAATTCTCAAATCCCTCTACCGCTCTCTCTAGGGTTTTCGATTCGGGCCGATAGAGGGCGGCTGATGAAAGATGAGAATTTTATATGTCGGAAATGGAGGTTTTGTTGTCTGCAGAACGAGGGGAGAGAAGGATTGGAGACGCGGTTGGGCCCCTTCCCTGAAAGACGCTGTCATGAAAaaagggaaaatatattttttaaaaaaattaagtaaaaataaaaaataaaaatagaagaggCATGCGGGCCCCAGCAGTTCGGTTAGGGTGTACGTGGCGAGCGGTGAACGGTAGGATCTAACTTTGTTGACTTTCCCTGTGCTGTC
This window of the Malania oleifera isolate guangnan ecotype guangnan chromosome 6, ASM2987363v1, whole genome shotgun sequence genome carries:
- the LOC131157433 gene encoding probable CCR4-associated factor 1 homolog 7 yields the protein MSLLPKSDSVQIREVWNDNLEEEFALIRNIVDEFPYIAMDTEFPGIVLRPVGNFKNSNEYHYQTLKDNVDMLKLIQLGLTFSDEQGNLPTCETDKYCIWQFNFREFNVNEDVFANDSIELLRESGIDFKKNNEKGIDSLRFGELLMSSGIVLNDNVHWVTFHSGYDFGYLLKLLTCHNLPDTQVGFFSLINMYFPTLYDIKHLMRFCNSLHGGLNKLAELLEVERVGICHQAGSDSLLTSCTFRKLKESFFSGSLEKYAGVLYGLGVENGQNTH